In Thioclava sp. GXIMD2076, one DNA window encodes the following:
- the cobN gene encoding cobaltochelatase subunit CobN, which translates to MHVVFRETHGLDQSDQPQDLGQRPADLVVLSFSDSDLGAFAAGWKRAGTLPSLRLANLVALKHPLSVDTYLDQTLRHAKGILVRIIGGESYWPYGLASLQDLARRQGIALAVLPADGREDARLDALSTLPVSTLRRLQALCDAGGAVAAQAALAQLSLAAGLYAGPVSGVKSVPDCGFYLPQTGIVAAPEAGEDIALVTFYRSYLTAADTAPVDAMIEALRARGLNAYGVFAPSLKAQGVPDWLRREIARLKPVTVVNATAFSAQGAEGGSPLDAAGVPVVQVALTTARRRDWAGSERGLAPSDLAMHVVLPEVDGRIFGGVISFKSPSQRDPDLQYSRFIHRPDPGRVAQVADRVMALCRLARPAAEKRLAFVLSTYPGKSYQIAHAVGLDALASVEGLVAALQAEGYPLTKVSDLGAVLQHATLDWPIDDYRLALADLPDRLRDDLHEAWGAPEEDPLYRDGVFRFPAIQSGSGLVALQPERADRARRDADYHDLSRVPRHGYVAFYLWLQRQADALIHMGAHGTMEWLPGKSVALSETCWPEVLTGSLPVIYPFIVNDPGEAAQAKRRIAAQTIGHVPPPLAQGRMPDTLIRLEALMDEYSTADGLDPARRDRLIADIRAEAQGRGVEEDLGIEAAASPAEAITRLDAFVCDIKESQYAEGLHVFGTGRYGADETQGVVRALAGQFVAPGPSGSPHRGRSDVLPTGRNLFTTDPRSVPSRAAYAQGVKLAEELVRRHLQDHGDWPKGLVVDLWGSATMRTAGEEFAMALHLAGVKPVWDAGSERVSGVEILPLALLNRPRIDLTLRVSGLFRDVFPGLAQMFELACEALAQRDETPEDNPYLARSPRVFGPKPGLYGLNMGGALEDYTEEGRALAGEAWLDASSHAIDAQGNVTPARAALEQRLAGADSFVHLQDLPETDLLVASDYAAHEAGFAAALARLGRPAPKSYHMDATRPDQPRARALTEEIARVVRARAANPDWADSMMRHGFRGGAEIAATLDHLAAFAHLSRAVPDHLFDLYFEATLGRADLVEFLGRENPQALRALWDRFKALAAAGLWTSRRNSIQNALAGSNSGEVFSGMQEWQ; encoded by the coding sequence ATGCATGTGGTCTTTCGCGAAACGCATGGGCTGGACCAGTCGGACCAGCCGCAGGATCTGGGGCAGCGCCCTGCCGATCTTGTTGTGCTGTCCTTCAGTGACAGCGACCTCGGTGCGTTCGCGGCGGGCTGGAAACGGGCAGGGACGCTGCCGAGCCTGCGCCTTGCCAATCTGGTGGCGCTGAAACATCCGCTCTCGGTCGATACCTATCTCGACCAGACCCTGCGCCATGCCAAGGGCATTCTGGTGCGGATCATCGGTGGCGAGAGCTACTGGCCCTATGGGCTGGCCTCGCTACAGGATCTGGCGCGGCGACAGGGTATCGCTCTGGCCGTGCTGCCCGCCGACGGGCGCGAGGATGCCCGCCTCGATGCGCTCTCCACGCTGCCGGTCTCCACGTTGCGGCGCCTTCAGGCGCTATGTGATGCGGGGGGCGCGGTGGCAGCCCAAGCCGCACTTGCACAGCTCTCGCTTGCAGCGGGGCTCTATGCGGGGCCGGTTTCTGGGGTGAAATCGGTGCCCGATTGCGGGTTCTACCTGCCACAGACAGGGATCGTGGCGGCGCCGGAGGCGGGAGAGGATATCGCTCTGGTCACCTTCTACCGCTCCTATCTGACCGCGGCCGATACCGCGCCCGTGGATGCGATGATCGAGGCGTTGCGGGCGCGTGGTCTGAACGCCTATGGCGTGTTTGCTCCCTCTCTGAAGGCACAGGGCGTGCCGGATTGGCTGCGGCGCGAGATTGCGCGGCTCAAACCGGTTACAGTGGTCAATGCCACCGCGTTCTCGGCGCAAGGCGCCGAGGGTGGCTCGCCCTTGGATGCGGCAGGTGTGCCGGTGGTGCAGGTTGCACTCACGACTGCGCGCAGGCGCGATTGGGCAGGTTCCGAGCGCGGGCTTGCGCCCTCCGATCTGGCGATGCATGTCGTATTACCGGAAGTCGATGGCCGGATCTTTGGTGGTGTGATCTCGTTCAAATCTCCCTCGCAACGCGACCCCGATTTGCAATATTCGCGCTTCATTCATCGGCCCGATCCGGGCCGCGTGGCGCAGGTGGCCGATCGGGTCATGGCGCTGTGCCGCTTGGCGCGCCCTGCGGCAGAGAAACGACTGGCCTTCGTGCTCTCGACCTATCCGGGCAAGAGTTACCAGATCGCCCATGCAGTGGGGCTTGATGCGCTGGCCTCGGTGGAGGGGCTTGTCGCGGCGCTGCAGGCCGAAGGGTATCCCCTGACCAAGGTCAGCGACCTTGGCGCGGTGCTGCAGCATGCAACGCTTGACTGGCCCATTGACGACTACCGCTTGGCTCTGGCCGATCTGCCCGATAGGTTGCGTGATGACCTTCACGAGGCTTGGGGTGCGCCCGAGGAGGATCCGCTCTATCGCGATGGGGTCTTCCGGTTTCCCGCCATCCAAAGCGGTTCGGGTCTTGTTGCGCTACAGCCGGAGCGGGCGGATCGTGCACGCCGCGATGCCGATTACCATGACCTCTCGCGCGTGCCGCGCCATGGCTATGTGGCCTTCTACCTCTGGCTCCAGCGTCAGGCGGATGCGCTGATCCATATGGGGGCGCATGGCACAATGGAATGGCTACCGGGGAAATCGGTCGCTTTGTCGGAAACCTGCTGGCCCGAAGTGCTGACCGGTTCCCTGCCGGTGATCTATCCGTTTATCGTCAATGATCCGGGCGAGGCCGCGCAGGCCAAGCGCAGGATTGCAGCGCAGACCATCGGCCATGTGCCCCCGCCCTTGGCCCAAGGGCGGATGCCCGACACTCTTATCCGCCTCGAGGCATTGATGGATGAGTATTCCACCGCTGACGGGCTCGATCCCGCGCGGCGTGACCGGCTGATCGCCGATATCCGCGCCGAGGCGCAGGGACGGGGCGTCGAGGAGGACCTGGGGATCGAGGCTGCGGCCTCGCCCGCCGAGGCGATCACGCGGCTGGATGCTTTTGTCTGCGATATCAAGGAGAGCCAATATGCCGAAGGGCTTCATGTCTTTGGCACCGGCAGATACGGCGCGGATGAAACGCAAGGTGTGGTCCGCGCGCTTGCGGGGCAGTTCGTGGCTCCCGGCCCGTCGGGCAGCCCGCATCGGGGGCGCTCGGATGTGCTGCCAACAGGGCGCAACCTCTTTACCACCGATCCGCGCTCTGTGCCCTCGCGCGCGGCCTATGCCCAGGGCGTGAAACTGGCCGAGGAGCTGGTGCGGCGCCATCTTCAGGATCATGGCGATTGGCCGAAAGGTCTGGTGGTCGATCTCTGGGGATCGGCCACGATGCGCACAGCGGGCGAGGAATTCGCCATGGCGCTGCATCTGGCAGGTGTCAAACCGGTTTGGGATGCGGGTTCCGAGCGGGTTTCGGGGGTCGAGATCCTGCCGCTGGCGTTGTTGAACCGTCCCCGGATCGATCTGACACTGCGGGTTTCGGGGCTTTTCCGCGACGTCTTCCCGGGGCTTGCGCAGATGTTCGAACTGGCCTGCGAGGCTTTAGCCCAGCGCGACGAAACGCCCGAGGACAATCCCTATCTGGCAAGGTCTCCCCGCGTCTTCGGTCCGAAACCCGGTCTTTACGGGCTGAATATGGGCGGTGCGCTCGAGGATTACACCGAAGAAGGCCGCGCTTTGGCGGGTGAGGCATGGCTCGATGCCTCATCGCATGCGATCGATGCGCAGGGCAATGTCACGCCCGCACGCGCGGCGCTGGAGCAACGTCTGGCGGGGGCAGACAGCTTCGTTCATCTGCAGGACCTGCCAGAAACCGATCTTCTGGTGGCCTCCGATTATGCCGCCCATGAGGCCGGATTTGCTGCGGCGCTGGCGCGTCTGGGGCGGCCTGCGCCTAAATCCTATCATATGGATGCAACGCGCCCCGACCAGCCGCGTGCACGGGCACTGACCGAGGAGATCGCGCGTGTTGTGCGCGCCCGCGCAGCCAATCCCGACTGGGCCGACAGCATGATGCGTCACGGCTTTCGTGGCGGGGCGGAGATCGCGGCGACGCTTGACCATCTCGCGGCTTTTGCCCATCTGTCGCGCGCGGTACCCGACCATCTGTTCGACCTCTATTTCGAAGCCACGCTTGGCCGCGCGGATCTGGTCGAGTTTCTCGGCCGCGAGAATCCGCAGGCTTTAAGGGCGCTCTGGGACCGTTTCAAGGCCCTTGCCGCGGCGGGGCTCTGGACGAGCCGGCGCAATTCCATACAGAATGCTCTGGCCGGTTCGAATTCCGGAGAGGTTTTTTCGGGAATGCAGGAATGGCAGTAA
- the cobW gene encoding cobalamin biosynthesis protein CobW, whose product MSNLAKVPVTIVTGFLGAGKTTLIRHLMQNPQGKRLAVLVNEFGTAGVDGDILKSCADENCPEDNILELANGCICCTVADEFIPTIERLLALPEMPDHILIETSGLALPKPLLKAFEWPAIRSRITVDGVVALADAEAVASGQFAPDLAAVDAQRTADPSLEHETPLSEVFEDQIACADIVLLSKADLAGEEGLARARAVIEAEAPRKLPILPMSEGVIDPQVILGLNAAAEDDLEARPSHHDDHFDHEHDDFDTIVVDLGEIEDVAALEARMVAMAGDFNILRIKGYLAVKGKPMRYLVQAVGTRLRGQFDQPWGARPRASQLVVIAEHDHIDRASIEAALGLAVA is encoded by the coding sequence CACGCTGATCCGTCACCTGATGCAAAACCCGCAGGGCAAGCGTCTGGCCGTTCTGGTCAATGAGTTCGGGACCGCGGGTGTGGATGGCGATATCCTCAAATCCTGCGCCGACGAGAACTGCCCCGAGGACAATATTCTGGAACTGGCCAATGGCTGCATCTGCTGCACTGTGGCCGATGAGTTCATCCCGACCATCGAGCGTCTTCTGGCGCTGCCCGAGATGCCCGATCACATCCTGATCGAGACCTCGGGTCTGGCGCTGCCCAAACCGCTTCTGAAGGCATTCGAATGGCCCGCGATCCGCTCGCGGATCACCGTCGATGGTGTGGTGGCGCTGGCCGATGCCGAGGCTGTGGCTTCGGGTCAGTTTGCCCCCGATCTCGCGGCGGTCGATGCACAACGCACCGCCGACCCCTCGCTTGAGCACGAGACGCCGCTCTCCGAGGTCTTCGAGGACCAGATCGCCTGCGCCGATATCGTGCTTCTGTCGAAGGCCGATCTTGCGGGCGAGGAGGGTCTGGCCCGCGCCCGCGCCGTGATCGAGGCCGAGGCGCCGCGCAAGCTGCCGATCCTGCCGATGTCCGAAGGCGTCATCGATCCGCAGGTGATCCTGGGGCTCAATGCGGCCGCCGAGGATGATCTCGAGGCGCGCCCCTCCCATCATGATGACCATTTCGACCACGAGCATGACGATTTCGATACGATCGTCGTGGACTTGGGCGAGATCGAGGATGTTGCCGCGCTCGAGGCGCGGATGGTCGCCATGGCGGGCGATTTCAATATCCTGCGGATAAAGGGCTATCTGGCGGTCAAGGGCAAGCCGATGCGCTATCTGGTGCAGGCCGTGGGCACGCGCCTGCGCGGCCAGTTCGACCAGCCTTGGGGGGCACGCCCGCGCGCCTCACAGCTGGTGGTGATTGCCGAGCATGACCATATCGACCGCGCCTCCATCGAGGCGGCGCTGGGTCTGGCGGTGGCCTGA